In the Zingiber officinale cultivar Zhangliang chromosome 5A, Zo_v1.1, whole genome shotgun sequence genome, ttaaattatacaCGATCCTCTTATTTATACAAAAGTGGATTAGAGAATTTGATCTCTTCTCTCTACACGACAAATTTTTTGGACCCTTTTTCTGACGAGTGCAAGGTGTGAATGCGTATTACTACTGTGACTGGCCGGCCGATTTAAGAACcactattttaatttttaatattttatttttatatgattaaataaaaaaattactagCCCTGTGGAAAGATCACTTAGTTATAAAATTCATTTTGAAAGATAGAAGATAAGAGACGAGGTGCGTTGTTGTACGTAATTAGCTCATTAACCTACAGAGTAAATTATTGTTGGCGTGTCTTTTGGTTAGAGATTATCTTTCGTAATTTTAattattcataataaaaaatttatttaatttaactaattaatgaTTTCTGAATAATATTTCATGTCTAAAAATATCCTTCGATCAAAAAATGTGGAAAAAAAACTTACCGAAAAaagttaaaaaactttaaaaaataaaaaattataatacagtaaaatattaaattagattattaattaaaatttttaaataaataattattattaccctacttaaattaaattaaataatatttgattatattttattttttataattttaattatgtgattataTAAGGAAGATTATATTTTTACAGTTGATAGACatgattaattattttaattggaTTGTAACAAACTTTGCGGCCTAAGCGTCAGTTGTTTGTCAAAGTCATCGCTAAGTCAAAGTTTTGTCTTTTTGTTTAACAAAATATATAGTAAAAGAGATACATTGTGTTGCGACTCATTGATCATCTCTTAGGACTTATTTGctataaagtttaaaaaaaaaaacagcaacGAAAAAGAAATTAGTAGGAAGAAAACATAGAAAAACTATTTTCCATTCAATTATTTTCTTTAACGAAGGAAAAAACTAAAAAAGAAAAATGGAAGATACTTAAGTCCTGATAAGACATTAACATTTatctctatttatttttattggtcCAAATTGATAGTTATTATGATAGTGATGTAGCACATTTTATAGAGCCATACTTTATATATCAGTAGTCAGGTATTCTTACTAATGCATGCTTGTACACGCCCTTACTTATTTCTAAAGTTCTTTGGCTCAATATTAGTATGAATTTTATATTAGATTACTCCGCATTTAACGAATCTTAGATTCTATTCTAGTTAGAGATGATAATGgatcgggttcgggtcggattctatatccttcgtatccatacccatcgggtataggatatccGATGGGTATATCCATACCCATTAAAAGACCAGATATATTATATACatgtaatttttcttctttctatctaactattatcattcaacaaaaatatattaaaattaacatcctattaaaatatatttatataattaaaaaatacattaaacatctatatagttttctactaatatcaacaaaaaatagtaagttgatttttgaaaaaaaaaattctttaatatatgtatatatattatttaatcggatattcgggtcgggtatcgagtattgatagtccctccataccctcctctaTTTGGGTCGGATGTCGAATCCTCCATCGGattcgggtgaaattgtcatccctaattcTAGTTATGGTTAACAGGTTTTCAAAGATAACATATTTTATAGCTTGCAGGAGGAATATGGATACTGTCTGGATTGTTCATTTGTATTTTAAGGAGATCGTGCGTTTACATGATGTTTTTCGATCCATGACTTTAGATTGTGATACTAAATTCATTGATAATTTTTAGAAGAGCTTATGAGAAAAATTAAGAACGCAGTTGAACTTTAATAGTGCTTATCACTCTAGACAGATGAACAGACCAAGGTGGTAAATCAAAGTTTGGATAATTTTCTAAGGTATTTAACAGGTACTAAACTGAAGCAATGGAATTTGACATTACCTTAAGCAGAATTTGCCTACAATAGATCAAGAAATAAGATCACAAGATTAAGTCCTTTTGAGATTATCTATAGGTGGAACCCATCTAGGGTTCTAGACTTAACCCCTATGTCCACGTGTGAGATGATTTAGCCTTAAAATAAATGAGATGACAGAGCATTTTCGGGCATTCGTGAGCAAGTGAAATTGACAATTTTGGATAGCAATACCAAGTTTTGGGCCCCAAAAGGTATGTTTAATCCCTCGTCCGAGCCTCtgaagattttattattatttttaataatttttatttttatggtatttagggcaatttgatatttttggtaTTTATGAGTCTTAGTTTGTCTATGTCAAGTCTTATtttgttaatttcaatttctatcaaaagattTCTTTTTCtggaaagatattttatcttTTTCTATAAGATTGAAATTGAGGTTTataaattgatcatgtccgaaaacGGAGATGATGACAAACTGGGGATGTGGCTGAAAAGTTGACGAGATGAGGATTCCGTGTAAACCTGCAACACAAGAGGAGCTAGTGCCCGACCGAGAAGAGATTTCCGGtagtgaccctccgacgctcaagtcagtttttgATAAGTAAAAAAATGGAGAACTATAGCAAGAGTATGTAGAAAACGAAGTTGCACATACTTCCATTTGTAGATGGGAATCTCCTTTTATAATGTCACTGTAGTATTTGTGCACGTATCTCAAAGCGTAAACATATTTTCATAGGCATCCTaaaaaaagataggtcaaaaagtGTCCCTGATACTATTTCTTAAGCAGTCATGCAACTTTATAATGTGATAGTCTGGAAGCTTTTAAAGTATGATTTGCCTGCTGAATATGCTCTGCTGTCAGCGACACAAACTCTCAAAAAGATATGATGAGATAAATAGTAGGCTCACACGCGACCGATCGGTCGCCACTTGGCCGAGTATTCCCCGTCTAGATATAATGCACAAAATTATTGTCCTGCTTTCCGTTCGATTGTATTATTGTCGGAGGGCTGCCCTTTGTCCGACTAGACATGCCTCTCACTCGGGATAGTTGTCCGGGAGTATTGCTTTCTTATAGCGGTCGTTTAGGCATGACTGGGGCCGATCGGGTTGTCACACTCGACGGGATAGATGAGACCGCCGCTTGGCTTAATTGGTTTGCTTCATGGGCCTAGATATTTAACTGTTCTAACTTTGACCTCTATACATACTACTTTTCTTCTATTTTGATCACTTATGGACCTCTTTTTCATCACCACATCATATATCATgatttctattttaaaatttgagtttATATAAACATATGTTTCAGCTCTTTAGTAATAACAAAGTTTTCCTTTTGAAAAATCACGAGATTTTACCTCAGTTCCATCATCTCATACGCCCACTATATATCATCATAATGCAATTCATATATAGAACATTATCGTATGATGTGTTTATTCGGGATGGTACGATAATTAAGGTATATGATATTATTATATGAGATTTTAGGATCAAAAAATAACGTATCCGAGCATGTCTCCTCTTATATCTTGCCAtatgtattaatgattaataatcatcaataatttattttcttcatgtTAATTTAGGACGGATTGATGAGAATAATAAGATGCGTGAATCACCTTTTTCCATATAATGCCGTGTGATGCTAATGCAATTAATCCATAGAAATATTCATTAGAGAGAATCGACATACATATAGAACGTGCTGCATCTCAGTACTGTGCATATACGTACTAAGATACGCTATGTTCTGCACCATATCCAATTATATTGTAGATCTTCGACGATGCATATCCTAATAGAAATAGTCGGAAGAGTAGTGTTGGCGAAGCATATAGCAACCGTCGTCTAGTAGAATCTCCAACGCTGAATTCGAAGACTCGGACTCTTTCAGAGTCAAAGCCGACGGCGGAGGCAGTAGAACCACGGGAGGCTGCAACAGCGGAAGGTATTTGGCCTCCGCTGGCCATCTCGCGACACCGAAAGCGTTGCTACATCGACCTCCAATAAACCCTCCGACGTAGCTGATGTCCGGCTTCTCCGGCACAACGGCCTCGAGGGTGGAGTCCTTCCCGGTGAGGCTTTGCACCACCGCCTTGAAGTGCTTCGCGTCCGTCCGCACGTGTCGCGTCTCGATGACCACCACTTTGGGCGGCGACCTACCGCCGGCGCCGGCCTTGGATCCCCTCATCACCATGGTTCTGGGATGTGCATGGGATGGGGAACGAATACTGCTGCAGTCACCGGCGGCAACATATAAAGGCTTGGCATAATTGGAGACTTCGTTGATGTGATTAGATTGATGGAAGTCGAGGTCAAAGTAAGCCAAGAAGAGtgggaaaataaagaaaattaagaGAAGGTATAAACAGAGGAATGGTTGATATGTATCGTACACCGTGGAACTTTCGAGTCGATGAGGTAAGGCTGACCTAATGATGTCgagtagctagctagctagcaggGATAGGCAGGCCCCACTCACGCATTCCACAACCCTTCGCGTCTTGTTCCTCCTGAAGGATCAGTACTGACCGCGTCTGCTGTTGTTTATCTATAGCTAGGGAATGGCTAGCTGGTGTTGAGGGTCGAGCTTGCACGACCATGCAGTCGTACGTCGCCGGCGAATAACTTTGGAGATTTGTTGTTCATCTAACCGATCACTCTCACCGTGACTTTTCTCTTCCGTGCGTTTACCTGCGCTGGGCGTCAAATCGGACGAAAAGTAAGCACAAAACAGAAGCATCCATCCAACTTGCATGGTTGTTCATAGCTTGGGTTGGGCCCGCTGGCGGCTGTTTATTTGGTGTCGTGTTGGATTCTCTTGGAGGATTTGACTTGTAAATTTGCCAGGCCGAACAGCTAGCTAGCTCCAACGAAAAGAGACGTTAAGCGAGTTAAGCAGATCAGAATGAATTAGGTGAGATGAATGCGGCAAAGGAGAAGATGGGATGAACTAGTTGATGGAGTGAAAGCGAAAGATGAAAGGAACGAGAGGATATATGAACTAGTTGTCATCAATGTCATGTAGAAATTTGATAATAGATCAGATGGGAAACTTTCTGATTGACCTGTTTAGTCTACAAGCAATTATTAGTATTCACATGATTTCTATTAATaaaatgattattttttattataccaatcgattggtaaaacTCATCAATTGGTTGATTATTTTCAGTCGATCAAATCAATCGATTGTCGAAATTCACTAATCGATTGACACTATAGCAAAACATAGTAGCGGTAACTCTAACCCCGACATTGTAGAAACCTTGAAATTACTACAACAATCCCTAATTACTATAGCAAACCATATTTTTTAGGATTTTAGGTTGCAGCAAATCTGTTAGTGTAGCAAAAACCCTAATTATTATAGCAAATCCTAAAAACACCTCAAAATCTCAATTTCAAGGTTTAAAGTCCATCGGTTGATCAATACGGCCTATCAATCGACTAATACTCCTATTTCAACTTTATCAAGTTGAATTCTTATCTTATCTCGCATCCGGTTAACCTTAATCTACCAAGACTTTTTTTGCTTAGCATTtcgtcaaccttgacttgtcgaGACTTCTTGTTACTTAGCATTCGGTAAACCTTAGCATGCCGGGACTTCTGTTATCACCAAgtttcggtcctccatgacccacttgagcTTTTTGTCTCATGCCAACTCTATGTTGGACTTCAATCACCAAATGTCTGATCCTCCACAATCCATTTGGATTTTTTCTCTTGTCAATTTTCCGTTAAACTTTCGATCACCAAATGTTTGGTCGactttaatccacttggacttttctcttgccaatTTTTCGTTGAACTTTCCACTTAtagtcaagtatttggtcaattttgacatACTTAACTTCTTGCTAACATATTAATTAAACATCGAAACTTAAACTCGAGTAAACCTGAGCTCGGTCAACTTAGTTAACCTTAGCTCAAGAGTCAACCTGAGCTTGGTCAACTTAGTCAACCTTAGCtcaaggtcgattgcaccaacacttgtcATTTAAATGCGCAGTGAAAAACTTGAATCAAACTCGACGTTAAAATATGACACACACAATCATTAACTCGGGTGGTTTACTTGGTTTACCACCTCCCAATTAAAGTGATTATGTCCAAGGCCAGTCCTAATCACTATTACCACTATCGTTCTCTTTTTCTGATACTTTTGCAGAAAAGTCTCTTACAacttattttcacaacaatacaataagaaacaagaatagtAATACAAATGAAAGCAAAAATGACTTTTACAATGAAATTCTTGCTTTGCTTGCTCCTTTATCACTTTGGATTGTCTTTTAGCGATGAGAAATATAGCAACACTTTATCTTTAAACCTCAAGAATTGGCATCGAAAATCTTCTAGAAATCCTTCTTTTATATCCTTTAGGTCGGGGTTGATTTTCACTTATCAATTGATTGATCTTACCTATCAATTGATTAATCCTTTGTTAATTCAAATATTTCTCTAACCTTTCATCTCAAAGGCTCCATCCATCTCAGTATCAGTCAACTGATATTTATCATCAGTTGACTGTTACCTAATCAATCGAGTCCCACAGTCGAGTTCTGAACATTTTGTTCACTCGAACAATGAAATCAATCGACTAATCCACTCCATCAATTGACTATCATGATCCGCTAAATTTTCCAATCGAGTTTTGAAGCTTTTGTACACTGCTACAATGCCCATCAACCGATCGATTAAACCTATCAATCGACCATTCATGTGGCAATACTATAGCATTATATTGTTGTAGCAAAATACTTTTCATGATTACTAGAGTATTATTGTAGCAACTGTATTTTTGGAGGGTTTAGGGTTCTTGCATTTATTAGTAAATCGATACATCAATCTACTAATATTCCTATTTTAGCCTTATTAAAGTCGAATTCTCATCTTGTCTAATTGGTATTCATCTACCAGTACTTTCTTTATTGACActccgatcaatcttgacctgccGAGATTTTTCGTTACGTAGTATCTAGTCAGCCTTGATTTACGGAGACTTCTTCATTGTGTAGTATCCCTTGATTTGTCGGAACTTCATCATTATCTAGTATTCGATCAATTTGACCTATCAAGATTTCACATCTCATGTCAACTCCTTTTTAAACTTTCGACTACTAAATTTCGATAATTATGATTCACTTGAACTTTTTTCTTATCAACTATCTGTTGAAATTCCTCTGGTTATCCGTGAAAACATATATTGTGTGAATATCATGATTATGTAAAAAGAAAAACGTCCTAGGCATCAACTTTTTAGTACGTCAGGTAAGTTTCTAAACTTGCTGTGTGATTCATGCGCCAAGTTAATTTTTCCGATTTTGAGTTATTCACTATTCTCATGCTACTTCCTCAATTTGGTTTACGCTCTTATCCATGAATAACATGCAGTTCTCGTCATAGTACAGCCAACAACAAAACTTCAATTTGTATATAGATTATTTTTTTACCTTATTTTGCTACTTTAAATCTCACCTctcaatattattatattaatactTCAAAGATAGCTGTCTCTAAATTTTGTTTCATTCGCTAATATTATATCCCATTCTAATAATCTTTAGAACGGGTCACTATCTTATTTTCTACTTTTTCACTAATGTCCACGAAAACTGACTGACGGCTTgcacaattataatattttataaattctaACACATTAATTATCTGGTTATAGGTAACCATGTTTGTAATAAGCATGAATATCTCTATTATTATGTGTTAATCATTATTTCTAAAGTTAATAGTTATTcgtgatttatttttttcatattgatcctgggacggattgacggagaCGCTGGGGCGAgcatattcgtcttttgccaccatgaatactatgaacttttgaaaatattGTATGTATATACGTATGAGgttaaaaacatatttttcttacGAGGAATGTGATTTATCTATGACTAATCTATATTTATGTATAGATAGAGTTATAAATCGGGGACTTATGTTTTGAGATCTTACTCAATTATGTATGGGTTGAGTTATGAACCGGGACCTAGACTGAGAAGCTTATCAAATTATGTATTGATAGTGGTTTCATTCTGAGATTTGGATCCCTATCAACCTAGTGCTAGGGTAAATATATATTTGATTAAACGGTTATGTTATGAGGCCACTTTCATTGAACTGAACTCTATTaagaatatttatatttatatcatGCAACATTTATGTAAACCCGTTAGTAATATGATTTTCTTTATGTTTATGTCATGCCGCATTTATATCAAACCTATTAGTAATATGATTTACTTTATGTTTATCTCATGACGCATTTATGTTAAACTCGTTAGCAATATGAATTGCATTGTTTTATGTCATGCCATATTTATACTAAACTCAATAGTAATATGATCTACTTTATGTTTACGTCATGCAACATTTATGTTAAAATCGTTAGTAATATGatctactttatgtttatgccatGCAAGTGCGATTTGAACGTGTTAAGTCTTTAGACTTATTAGATCTAATTGATGCAGAAGGTGAGACAAACGAGATAGGAGGCCTTGATAATTGAGTAGGCTCATAATGCTGGCAGTACAACCCGAAGGCCTTCTAGTTTGATTATTCAAAAGTAGATTTAGGGATAttataattagtatcagagcgaagATCCTGGAAAAGCTGTGTCTACTGTCGATTCTGAAAAGCTCAAGAAGTCAAGCCTCAAGTCTATGAGTTTAATGCTTTGTATTTTATATGCTTGTAGTTAAATGCTCTCCTTATGAATGCTAAAAATAGAGAATTAATATGGTATTATTTAAGTAGGATGGATTTAAACGTATGTTGGTTATGTATTGTATTAGACTATATATAGATATGCCTCCTAGACATTACGCCAATAGGACCCCTGAGAACCAGGAGGAGAAGAGGCGTGAGGAGACATCACCTTCATCGCCTCTTCTTTCACTTCCTTCACAGTCTCTATTTAGTCATGAGTAGATGCTTACAGGGATGAATCCGTTTTTTTCACTATTTGCTCAGCTTGATGTTGAATTGGGTAGTAGGGCGAAGCTGGAAGCGGTTTATAAGCGCTTCCGTAAGATGGGCCCAAAAGACTTCACTAGAACTACTGATCCTATGGTGGCAAAGAACTGGATCAAGTCCATTGAGGTTATCTTCCAATTCATGGCATTGGAAGATGCGGATAGGGTGAGGCATGCTACCTATCTTATGAAGGATGATGCTTTGTTATGGTAGGAAGGAGCATCCTTATCTATGGATCTAAATACACTTTCTTGGGAGGGCTTCAAGGAGGTGTTCTACTCTAAATACTTCATCGAGGATGTGTGTTCAAAGTTGACTCGAGAATTTATGACGTTAAGGTAGGGCGACCGCTTCGTCACTGAGTTTGTCCAAGATTTTGACCGGGGTGTCACTTTGTGCCCTTAATAGCTAATAATTCTAAAGAGAAACTGAGACACTTTATTGATGGCTTGTGGACTATCTTACGATGCAATGTAAGGATGGCTGGCCCTAGGGAGTTTGCTAAGGCCGTGATTAGGGCCTTGGGGCAGAGTAGGATTAGAAGGATATTGAGGCTAATAAATAGGGCAAGAGGTCATATCTGATGCCTTACCAGCAACCCCAACAGCAGAACAAGAAGAAATTTGTTGGACCGTTGAAAGGCAAGGTGCAACAACCTCAGATGCAAGTTGTCCAAAAGCTTAATGATTATCCAATATTCTCGAAGTTTCGACTCAAACATCCGGGACCTTGCTTGATGGGGTCGGTCAAGTGCTATAAGTTTGGGTCTATTTGACATATCCTCAAAATAAGCAGCTCATTCAGGGAAGAATGTGTTGGACCctggggtagttttgatgtgatcaaccaagttaaagttagatcctattgtgtttgacccttgtgtctaaatgtgcaggagcttaggaacacaagaagtcgagcggaagacgcagcagctatcaagaaggatgacacggaaagggagctaacgagctcggtgcatctgaaggacgaggtgttgttgaagagtacaccggtggacgagaagggtgTGCGCAatgttctgagggacgagaagccggagcagaagcttgTTCGAGGAGAAGGTCCGAAAATGAGTCCGGGTTAGCCCTATTTCTGATGGTTGCGATCACCCAGGTGATTAGAGCAGTAGAAGAGCGAAAGGAGACTGGAATTGCtgttagaggtgccttcaaagtgaattgaaggcacctccgcaccttcactgtggaaggcgccttccatggctggaatgttgggaccaaatatttagctagaggggggggggggggggggaatagctcggtgcgatctcgtgctcgtcgttgcttgtttcttcaaagatatgcagcggaaatacaagaaacaacacatacaatgctaacacaaagaatttacttggtatccacctcaagaagaggtgactaatccaaggatccacacactcacacaccctccactatgaaaactctcctttacggtaactaccgaaggcggagaagccttacaagctctcagtacaagaagaaggaaagggtaaacaaaatacaagcaaaaggtTACAAGTTTGcatacaaaaccctaaccctaacttcttcctcgcctcttgacttggatgtgcaccagcataagcctccaagaaccttcaagaattggcgatctgaacttgagagagatgCTGTGGAGATACGGTGAAAATCAGAAAAATGGAAGCCGTGAGTTCTACCGAGAGAAatgctcgccaacagctatatcctgtgccaacggtcaaatcccgatcgattggattgctcccaattgatcggggaggctttggatcgatcggctgatcgatccagagcgcctctgtgctctcgggaaatgcctggatcgattggtcaatcgatccagggcttatcgtgagAAATCGtaccctccaatcgatccagggcgatcgattggaggctcccaatcgatcgtccgatcgattggaggctccaaatcgatcaactgatcgattgggaggctttctgttcgcgtgacacttctccccaatcgatccactgatcgattgggaggaggcttgtcgtggggactctcccaatcgatcgaccgatcgattgggcatgagccaatcgatcgtctgatcgatccagctcttgtgtttgcccaaaaacaagcccaaagtcccctaaaccaacatccggtcaaccatgacctgttggtacatcatgcctagcatctgatcacccttgacctgccaggactccctcaccaagtgtccggtcaatccctttgacccacttggacttttctcctc is a window encoding:
- the LOC121983314 gene encoding uncharacterized protein LOC121983314; this encodes MVMRGSKAGAGGRSPPKVVVIETRHVRTDAKHFKAVVQSLTGKDSTLEAVVPEKPDISYVGGFIGGRCSNAFGVARWPAEAKYLPLLQPPVVLLPPPSALTLKESESSNSALEILLDDGCYMLRQHYSSDYFY